In Leucobacter insecticola, one DNA window encodes the following:
- a CDS encoding helix-turn-helix transcriptional regulator, with the protein MHKAILAPDRVLLLLSLVPYLREHGPTPVAELADAFDVSPKLLRTLVRFLGTAGVPGETLSYQHEDLFDIDWDALEYEDLVSLTRTVAVDDAPRFAPAETAALIAGLQALTAVLPADYAELARETAAKLGAALGDAEKHASFTVTADAEDPRVPILIAAVDEHTQLSFGYRDAAGVQSSRTVDPISLTQESGTWYLRGFCHDRQAERTFRLDHMSEITSLGTPAVHRRVEVQSPAVTEAAVHLTASLPANLLPLIRGFDPEILDEDSSGRLRVRIAAWHERAAIQLVQRAPGSILIEAPEAARQAVRDWAARALASYDA; encoded by the coding sequence ATGCATAAGGCGATCCTTGCCCCCGACCGCGTGCTGCTGCTGCTCTCGCTCGTGCCCTACCTCCGTGAGCACGGGCCGACGCCGGTTGCTGAGCTTGCCGACGCCTTTGACGTGTCGCCGAAGCTGCTGCGGACCCTGGTGCGGTTTTTGGGCACGGCGGGGGTGCCGGGGGAGACGCTGAGCTATCAGCACGAGGATCTTTTCGACATCGACTGGGATGCCCTCGAATACGAAGATCTGGTGAGTCTCACACGCACCGTCGCCGTCGATGACGCGCCACGCTTCGCGCCCGCAGAGACGGCGGCGCTCATCGCGGGCCTCCAAGCGCTCACCGCCGTGCTGCCCGCGGACTACGCTGAGCTTGCCCGCGAGACGGCGGCAAAGCTGGGGGCGGCGCTCGGTGATGCGGAGAAGCACGCCTCCTTCACCGTGACCGCTGACGCCGAGGATCCGCGAGTTCCGATCCTCATTGCCGCGGTCGACGAGCACACCCAGCTCAGCTTTGGGTACCGCGACGCTGCGGGCGTGCAGAGCTCCCGCACGGTCGATCCGATCTCGCTCACGCAAGAATCGGGTACCTGGTATCTGCGTGGCTTCTGTCACGACCGGCAGGCAGAACGAACGTTCCGGCTCGACCACATGAGCGAGATAACCTCGCTAGGCACCCCGGCCGTCCATCGACGCGTCGAAGTGCAGAGCCCCGCGGTCACCGAAGCCGCTGTCCACCTCACCGCATCATTACCCGCAAATCTGCTCCCGCTGATTCGGGGATTTGATCCAGAGATTCTCGACGAAGACTCGAGTGGCCGTCTCCGCGTGCGGATCGCGGCCTGGCACGAACGGGCCGCGATCCAATTGGTGCAGCGGGCGCCCGGATCCATCCTCATCGAAGCACCCGAGGCCGCCCGCCAGGCTGTACGGGACTGGGCTGCGCGTGCGCTCGCAAGTTACGACGCATAG
- a CDS encoding helix-turn-helix transcriptional regulator, whose product MNAAPGRSVVPSEERIFSLVLALVASPNGSTKSELLASVHGYSDRFRRGEANVALDRQFERDKEQLRSLGIQIETLDSPTEPGNNQLTRYRVSKDRLEFPAELRFSERELMLLRLAALAWSEGSLSAQSRRAAMKLESLGAGLDVQHLGVAPRLGTLEPAAAPLQRAIDDLRIVRFDYTLPGRDAPLERRVAPLRLHRLDGRWHLIAWDLDRDVDRVFLLSRISGEVRPETAVYEAALKDHSDAVIAALVQRGQEHRATLRVRRGSIAEARLAPRADPLPHDVDPVQGELDALELSVGMLDAHVLAGELLEYGGDVTVVAPAELRELVVARLRAIAEGVTDA is encoded by the coding sequence ATGAATGCAGCGCCCGGTAGATCTGTGGTGCCAAGCGAAGAGCGCATCTTTAGCCTCGTGCTGGCGCTAGTTGCGAGTCCCAACGGATCTACAAAGAGCGAGTTGTTGGCGTCGGTGCACGGCTATTCGGACCGCTTCCGGAGGGGCGAGGCGAATGTTGCTCTCGACCGTCAGTTTGAGCGCGACAAGGAACAGTTGCGGTCGCTCGGGATCCAGATCGAGACGCTCGATTCCCCGACTGAGCCGGGAAACAACCAGCTCACGAGGTATCGGGTGTCGAAAGATCGCCTCGAGTTTCCCGCGGAGCTTCGCTTCAGCGAGCGCGAGCTGATGTTGCTCAGGCTTGCGGCGCTCGCTTGGAGCGAGGGGAGCCTGAGCGCGCAATCGCGCCGCGCCGCGATGAAGCTTGAATCGCTGGGTGCCGGTCTCGACGTGCAGCACCTGGGGGTTGCACCGCGTCTTGGCACGCTCGAACCGGCCGCGGCGCCGCTGCAGCGCGCGATCGACGATCTGCGTATCGTCCGCTTTGACTACACGCTTCCCGGGCGCGATGCGCCGCTTGAGCGACGTGTTGCCCCGCTGCGCCTGCACCGGCTTGACGGTCGCTGGCATCTGATCGCTTGGGATCTCGACCGCGACGTCGATCGGGTATTTCTTCTCTCTCGCATCTCGGGCGAGGTGCGCCCTGAAACGGCCGTATACGAGGCAGCTCTCAAAGATCACAGCGATGCCGTGATTGCGGCGCTCGTGCAGCGGGGGCAAGAGCACCGTGCAACGCTGCGGGTCCGTCGCGGTTCCATCGCCGAGGCGCGATTGGCGCCGCGCGCAGATCCCCTCCCACACGACGTTGATCCCGTGCAGGGCGAGCTCGATGCGCTTGAACTCTCCGTTGGCATGCTCGACGCCCACGTGCTTGCCGGTGAGCTGCTCGAATACGGCGGTGACGTCACCGTTGTGGCGCCCGCCGAACTGCGCGAGCTGGTGGTGGCGCGGTTGCGTGCGATTGCTGAGGGAGTGACGGATGCATAA
- a CDS encoding HAD family hydrolase gives MTSLLSTSSPAAVLWDMDGTVIDSEPHWLAAELRMLSRYGIELKAETRDRLVGSGLTAAAKLFQDLGVPLEIDEIIAEWADAVIAELRGGATEWRPGALELLTSLAEAGIPSALVTMATRRIADAVVAMLPPGTFVGIVAGDEVAREKPDPDPYLRGAAMLGVQIEDCLAIEDSPNGLRSAHASGAIAIGVPHLVSLDNAPHHELWPSLAAIDAKELSARFGRLRMSNNDSREEEK, from the coding sequence ATGACCTCCTTACTCTCGACCTCCTCTCCCGCAGCCGTGCTCTGGGATATGGATGGCACCGTGATCGACTCTGAGCCACACTGGTTGGCAGCGGAGCTGAGGATGCTTTCTCGATACGGGATCGAACTCAAAGCTGAAACGAGGGACCGTTTGGTTGGCTCGGGGCTGACCGCGGCCGCCAAGCTGTTTCAGGATCTCGGCGTGCCGCTTGAGATCGACGAAATCATCGCTGAGTGGGCCGACGCGGTGATCGCCGAGCTGCGCGGAGGCGCGACCGAGTGGCGTCCGGGTGCGCTGGAGCTACTCACGTCTCTTGCCGAGGCGGGGATCCCGAGCGCGCTGGTCACAATGGCAACCAGGAGAATCGCCGACGCGGTGGTCGCAATGCTGCCACCCGGCACCTTTGTCGGCATCGTTGCGGGTGACGAGGTGGCCCGAGAGAAGCCGGACCCTGATCCCTACCTGCGCGGCGCCGCGATGCTCGGCGTGCAGATTGAGGATTGCCTCGCGATCGAGGATTCACCCAATGGGCTGCGATCCGCGCACGCCTCGGGCGCAATTGCGATCGGAGTGCCGCATCTGGTCTCGCTTGACAATGCCCCTCATCATGAGCTGTGGCCGAGCCTCGCGGCGATCGACGCGAAAGAGCTTTCAGCGAGATTCGGCCGGCTGCGAATGAGCAACAACGATTCAAGGGAAGAAGAGAAGTGA
- a CDS encoding RNA polymerase-binding protein RbpA gives MAERTLRGTRIGATSLQGEVGVELSPRRAVEYLTDRGRRFTIMLDADAEPPAEWADQKSGEVGFLDDEAGRAARAEFEEKEAAQRTPWDMLIERRSREELEELLEERLQLLRERRGTASE, from the coding sequence ATGGCAGAGCGAACATTGCGCGGCACGCGCATCGGAGCGACAAGCCTGCAGGGCGAAGTGGGTGTCGAGCTGTCACCGCGTCGAGCTGTCGAATACCTCACTGACCGAGGGCGCCGGTTTACGATCATGCTCGACGCAGATGCGGAGCCGCCGGCAGAGTGGGCGGATCAGAAAAGCGGCGAGGTCGGTTTTCTCGATGACGAGGCTGGGCGAGCCGCCCGCGCCGAATTCGAAGAGAAAGAAGCCGCACAGCGCACCCCGTGGGACATGCTCATTGAGCGCCGCAGCCGAGAAGAACTCGAAGAACTGTTGGAGGAACGACTTCAGCTCTTACGTGAACGGCGTGGAACCGCGAGCGAGTAG
- a CDS encoding DEAD/DEAH box helicase, which yields MIAPRHPALAQFQEHLGYTLDPFQVAACERLEEGRSVLVAAPTGSGKTTVAEFAVHLARRERDARIFYTAPIKALSNQKFHELCAEYGEDEVGLLTGDVNIRGDAPVVVMTTEVLRNMIYAESAALTDLAFVVLDEVHYLGDRFRGAVWEEIILHLPREVRLVSLSATVSNAEEFGDWMHAVRGDTDVILSEHRPVPLYQHVLTSKELLPLYVSDAGELVARGRLNPELRMLERRGRPGGRDGGRGRAHHRQRSRGGPPVRVKRVSRADIARALEETEMLPAIVFVFSRNGCDQAVRQCLFDGIRLTTREERDEIRAAASPLVAEMSDEERRVLGVSEWLAGLERGIAAHHAGLLPMFKSVVEDLFQRRLVKLVYATETLALGINMPARAVAIERLDKFNGEQRVPLTSGEYTQLTGRAGRRGIDTEGHAVVVWSDGVDLESLAHLAGARSFPVRSSFRPTANMAVNLLQRMDVERARDTLELSFAQFQADRDVVDQARALRAEQDSLAGYDAAVARAQGSDKKRWEDRARKLRRKIERGRRQIASRTGTIARTFDRVVDELIVLDYLTEAGAGGGDSELVVAPWGELLRRIYGERDLLVAECLRHDTLGGLDAAGLAAMCCVLSYEPRRDDEVDVRLPGGPAFAAAYDQVLDIWAELDELAERFRLPRSEMPHAGMAMTMHQWASGRAIERILENSGIGAGDFVRWSKQTIDLLDQITQACEAAARSGIDAERLGTLAKLARDAKRGVRRGIVEASSSS from the coding sequence GTGATCGCGCCGCGGCACCCCGCGCTCGCGCAGTTTCAGGAACATCTCGGATACACCCTCGACCCGTTTCAGGTGGCCGCGTGCGAGCGGCTCGAAGAGGGGAGGAGCGTGCTCGTTGCCGCCCCCACGGGTTCCGGCAAGACAACCGTGGCGGAGTTCGCCGTGCACCTCGCCCGGCGCGAACGGGATGCCCGCATCTTTTACACGGCCCCCATCAAGGCGCTCTCAAACCAGAAGTTTCACGAACTCTGCGCCGAATACGGTGAAGACGAGGTGGGACTCCTCACCGGTGACGTAAACATTCGCGGTGACGCTCCCGTGGTGGTGATGACCACCGAGGTGCTGCGCAACATGATTTACGCTGAGTCTGCCGCACTCACCGATCTGGCGTTTGTGGTGCTCGACGAGGTGCACTATCTCGGGGATCGCTTCCGCGGGGCGGTGTGGGAAGAAATCATCCTGCATCTGCCGCGTGAGGTCAGACTTGTGTCGCTGTCCGCAACGGTGTCGAACGCTGAAGAGTTCGGTGATTGGATGCACGCGGTGCGTGGCGACACCGACGTGATTCTCTCCGAACACCGGCCGGTGCCGCTCTACCAGCACGTACTGACCTCGAAGGAGCTGCTGCCGCTGTACGTCAGCGACGCGGGCGAACTGGTCGCTCGTGGGCGCCTGAATCCCGAGTTGCGGATGCTTGAACGGCGGGGGCGCCCTGGGGGCCGCGATGGCGGACGCGGGCGTGCTCATCACCGGCAGCGCAGTCGGGGCGGCCCGCCCGTGCGCGTCAAGCGGGTGTCGCGCGCCGATATCGCCAGAGCACTCGAAGAAACCGAAATGCTGCCGGCCATCGTGTTTGTGTTTAGCCGCAACGGTTGCGATCAGGCGGTCAGGCAGTGTCTGTTCGACGGCATCCGTCTGACCACGCGCGAGGAGCGCGACGAGATTCGTGCCGCCGCGTCACCACTCGTTGCAGAAATGAGTGACGAGGAACGCCGCGTGCTGGGGGTGAGTGAATGGCTGGCCGGGCTGGAACGCGGCATCGCGGCCCACCACGCTGGCCTGCTTCCGATGTTCAAATCGGTGGTGGAAGATCTGTTTCAGCGCCGCCTCGTGAAGCTCGTGTACGCCACCGAGACACTCGCGCTCGGTATCAACATGCCGGCTCGTGCCGTGGCGATCGAACGCCTCGACAAGTTCAACGGCGAACAGCGTGTGCCGCTGACCTCCGGCGAGTATACGCAGCTGACGGGACGCGCCGGACGTCGCGGCATCGACACCGAGGGTCATGCGGTGGTGGTGTGGAGTGACGGGGTCGATCTTGAATCGCTGGCGCACCTCGCGGGCGCGAGATCCTTCCCTGTGCGCTCGAGTTTCCGGCCGACCGCAAACATGGCGGTAAACCTGTTGCAGCGCATGGATGTTGAACGCGCCCGCGACACCCTCGAACTTTCCTTCGCGCAGTTTCAGGCGGATCGCGACGTCGTTGACCAGGCCCGCGCGCTCCGGGCAGAGCAGGACTCCCTCGCAGGCTACGACGCTGCGGTGGCGAGGGCTCAGGGCTCAGACAAGAAGCGCTGGGAGGATCGCGCCCGCAAGCTCCGCCGCAAGATCGAGCGCGGCAGGCGGCAGATCGCGTCGCGCACCGGGACCATCGCGCGCACCTTCGATCGTGTCGTTGACGAGTTGATCGTGCTTGACTACTTGACCGAGGCCGGTGCGGGTGGTGGTGACTCCGAGCTCGTCGTCGCACCCTGGGGTGAGCTGCTGCGCCGGATCTATGGCGAGCGCGACCTGCTTGTTGCTGAGTGCCTGCGGCACGACACCCTGGGCGGACTCGATGCGGCGGGCCTCGCCGCGATGTGCTGCGTGCTGAGCTACGAACCGCGTCGTGACGATGAGGTTGACGTTCGGCTGCCGGGCGGACCCGCATTTGCGGCGGCCTACGACCAGGTGCTCGACATTTGGGCGGAGCTGGACGAGCTTGCCGAGCGCTTCCGTCTGCCGCGCAGCGAGATGCCACACGCCGGCATGGCCATGACCATGCACCAGTGGGCGAGTGGACGAGCGATCGAACGAATTCTTGAAAACTCGGGCATCGGTGCCGGTGACTTCGTGCGGTGGTCCAAGCAGACGATTGACCTGCTCGACCAGATCACCCAGGCCTGCGAAGCGGCAGCGCGTTCCGGCATCGACGCGGAGCGGCTGGGAACCCTCGCCAAGCTCGCGCGTGACGCGAAGCGGGGTGTGCGTCGCGGGATCGTAGAAGCATCGAGTTCGAGTTGA
- the tatC gene encoding twin-arginine translocase subunit TatC codes for MATKARKKRGSEGRMSLGEHLVELRRRLFISAGAIVAGLVGGWILSDWVWAMLRRPVEDLGALGREAAITYADVTSGFDTKVQISLFIAVLIASPIWLYQIWAFVAPGLTRREKLYGVAFLGAAVPLFLGGAFAGWSVLPNIVRLLASFQPDQDAFFLNARTYLDFSIKLLLAVGIGFVMPVFLVLLNFLGVVRGASILKSWRMAILIIILFAGIATPAADLMSMFLLAIPIVVLYFMAAGIAILHDRRVDKRRAEELAEYDLENSGGSETPSEETA; via the coding sequence ATGGCAACCAAGGCGCGTAAGAAACGCGGCTCCGAAGGACGGATGAGTCTCGGCGAGCATCTTGTGGAACTGCGTCGGCGCCTGTTCATTTCGGCCGGCGCGATTGTGGCCGGTCTGGTTGGCGGCTGGATTCTCTCCGACTGGGTGTGGGCGATGCTGCGCAGGCCCGTGGAAGATCTGGGGGCACTCGGGCGGGAAGCGGCGATCACCTACGCCGACGTAACGAGCGGGTTCGACACGAAAGTGCAGATCTCGCTGTTCATTGCCGTGCTGATCGCCTCTCCGATCTGGCTGTACCAGATCTGGGCGTTTGTTGCCCCCGGACTGACGCGCCGCGAAAAACTGTACGGTGTGGCGTTTCTCGGTGCCGCGGTGCCGCTGTTTCTCGGCGGTGCCTTCGCCGGGTGGAGTGTGTTGCCCAACATTGTGCGGCTGCTTGCGAGCTTTCAGCCGGATCAAGACGCATTCTTCTTGAACGCGCGCACCTATCTCGACTTCTCCATCAAGCTGTTGCTCGCCGTGGGAATCGGGTTTGTGATGCCGGTGTTCCTGGTCCTGCTGAACTTCCTGGGAGTGGTGCGCGGGGCTTCGATCCTGAAGAGCTGGCGCATGGCGATCCTGATCATCATCCTGTTTGCCGGGATCGCCACGCCCGCGGCCGACCTGATGAGCATGTTTTTGCTCGCTATCCCCATTGTGGTGCTGTACTTCATGGCGGCGGGGATCGCGATCCTGCACGATCGCAGGGTCGACAAACGGCGAGCGGAAGAGCTGGCCGAGTACGATCTTGAGAACAGCGGCGGTTCCGAAACCCCGAGTGAGGAAACCGCGTGA
- the lnt gene encoding apolipoprotein N-acyltransferase, with translation MNPPVEPARPSPPFERAQQVETRLPLWLAAVCAATGGLLLDAATPGLAWWWAAFPGIALVLAALWQQTIGRGALLGAIAGAAFWMPQISWLTLYLGPVPWAGLSGVMTAWWVLFGILAAIASRGLAQLSWLAARRWRLCLAQAAALAGLWVLREQVQGAWPYGGFPWGRIAHTQADGPLVQAVSWLGFAGLSGVVVFACAIPIAAWFARMPRLGLIAPGSTVVLLVLLAVIPAAPLPETGTLRVAAVQGNSKSGIFDDRESGSVLRDHLNATAALLDELDAAGEQVDVIVWPENSAEFNLPGNREADAQLRSLSKRAGAPIVVGSILPHDSGIYGGGAYTNSTLVWDEDGDTALRYDKRYPVPFAEYMPNREFFHALAPDLVDLVQLEYSAGKVSPVVEIAHGKTAQSKTSFAAGLAICFDVIFDGQATRMVDDGAEVIFAQTNNADFGRTDESAQQLAIARLRAVETGRALVNISTVGTSAVVAPDGRDLDRLVPFTADAMVAEVPLVQGETPALRYGAAITWLWGVLGGAGAVAGGVVLLRSRRARR, from the coding sequence ATGAATCCGCCGGTTGAGCCGGCTCGCCCTTCCCCGCCGTTTGAGCGCGCGCAGCAAGTCGAAACCCGCTTACCGCTCTGGCTCGCCGCCGTCTGTGCCGCCACGGGTGGCCTCTTGCTCGATGCTGCAACGCCCGGCCTCGCCTGGTGGTGGGCGGCGTTTCCCGGCATCGCTCTGGTGCTTGCGGCGCTCTGGCAGCAGACAATCGGCAGGGGTGCACTGCTCGGCGCAATCGCGGGCGCGGCATTTTGGATGCCGCAGATTTCGTGGCTGACGCTGTACCTCGGCCCGGTGCCGTGGGCGGGGCTCAGCGGCGTCATGACCGCATGGTGGGTGCTATTCGGGATCCTCGCCGCGATCGCGAGCCGCGGACTCGCCCAGCTTTCTTGGCTGGCGGCGAGGCGCTGGCGCTTGTGCCTCGCGCAGGCCGCCGCGCTCGCCGGACTGTGGGTGCTGCGCGAGCAGGTGCAGGGCGCCTGGCCCTACGGTGGTTTCCCCTGGGGGCGGATCGCGCACACCCAGGCTGACGGGCCGCTCGTGCAGGCGGTCTCCTGGCTCGGGTTCGCCGGGCTTTCGGGCGTTGTGGTGTTTGCGTGCGCGATCCCGATCGCCGCGTGGTTTGCGCGGATGCCGCGCCTCGGCTTGATTGCTCCTGGAAGCACGGTTGTGTTGCTTGTGCTGCTCGCTGTGATCCCCGCCGCGCCTCTGCCCGAAACGGGCACGCTGCGCGTAGCCGCTGTGCAGGGAAACTCGAAATCTGGCATCTTCGATGACCGCGAGTCCGGGTCCGTGCTTCGTGACCATCTGAACGCGACAGCCGCGCTGCTCGATGAGCTTGACGCGGCGGGTGAACAGGTCGATGTGATTGTGTGGCCGGAGAACAGCGCCGAGTTCAATCTTCCCGGGAACCGCGAGGCGGATGCGCAGCTGCGATCCCTCTCGAAGCGCGCGGGCGCACCGATCGTGGTGGGTTCGATCCTGCCTCACGACAGTGGCATTTATGGCGGCGGTGCCTACACGAACAGCACGCTCGTCTGGGATGAGGACGGTGACACGGCACTCCGTTACGACAAGCGGTACCCGGTGCCGTTCGCCGAGTACATGCCGAATCGCGAGTTCTTCCACGCGCTCGCGCCCGATCTTGTGGATCTGGTGCAGCTGGAATACTCAGCCGGAAAAGTCTCGCCGGTGGTGGAGATTGCGCATGGCAAGACGGCACAAAGCAAGACGTCGTTTGCCGCGGGTCTCGCGATCTGTTTTGACGTCATCTTTGACGGGCAGGCCACCCGGATGGTGGATGACGGGGCCGAAGTCATCTTTGCCCAAACCAACAATGCCGACTTTGGTCGCACCGATGAGAGCGCGCAGCAACTCGCGATTGCGAGGCTGCGGGCCGTTGAGACCGGGCGAGCGCTCGTGAACATTTCGACCGTGGGTACCAGCGCCGTGGTGGCGCCGGATGGGCGGGACCTTGATCGTCTGGTGCCGTTCACCGCGGATGCAATGGTTGCTGAGGTGCCGCTGGTCCAGGGCGAAACCCCCGCGCTTCGGTATGGTGCCGCGATCACGTGGCTGTGGGGGGTGCTTGGTGGTGCCGGTGCTGTTGCCGGGGGCGTGGTCCTGCTGCGATCACGGCGGGCACGGCGTTGA
- a CDS encoding tRNA (adenine-N1)-methyltransferase: MPATSGPLGYGDRVKLTDPKGRLNTITLVPGGEFHSHRGIISHADLVGIPDASVVTNSNGEEYLAIRPLLSDFVMSMPRGAAIVYPKDAAQILSLADVFPGARVVEAGVGSGALSLHLLRAIGESGELFSFERREEFADIAKGNAAAFAGRLPENWTVTVGDLQEALPETCAAGTVDRVVLDMLAPWECVDVAAEALKPGGVVICYVATVTQLSRTAEELQRSGLFTHPQSSETMVRGWHVEGLAVRPDHRMVAHTGFLITARRLAPGTQLPDLKRRASKTDFSDEDLANWLPDMGAPGESERANPWTPERVGQPTKSDKVLRKKVRAAKQFAEDRGAEPA, encoded by the coding sequence ATGCCTGCCACGAGCGGTCCGCTCGGTTACGGCGATCGGGTGAAACTCACGGATCCCAAGGGTCGGCTCAACACCATCACGCTGGTGCCAGGCGGCGAGTTTCACAGCCACCGCGGCATCATCTCGCACGCTGATCTTGTCGGGATTCCCGATGCTTCAGTGGTGACGAACAGCAACGGCGAGGAATACCTCGCGATCAGGCCGCTCCTGTCCGACTTTGTGATGTCGATGCCACGGGGGGCCGCGATTGTCTACCCGAAGGACGCCGCGCAGATCCTGTCCCTCGCTGATGTTTTTCCCGGCGCGCGCGTCGTTGAGGCCGGCGTAGGATCCGGGGCCCTGTCACTGCACCTCTTGCGGGCCATCGGTGAGAGCGGTGAACTGTTCTCCTTCGAGCGACGAGAGGAGTTCGCGGACATCGCAAAGGGCAACGCTGCGGCTTTTGCTGGCCGCTTGCCCGAGAACTGGACCGTCACGGTGGGGGATCTGCAGGAGGCGCTGCCCGAGACCTGCGCAGCTGGCACGGTCGACCGCGTGGTGCTCGACATGCTCGCTCCCTGGGAGTGCGTGGATGTTGCGGCCGAGGCGTTGAAGCCCGGCGGCGTCGTGATCTGTTACGTGGCCACGGTCACGCAGCTCTCGCGCACCGCAGAAGAACTGCAGCGCAGTGGCCTGTTCACTCACCCGCAGTCCTCCGAGACGATGGTGCGCGGTTGGCATGTCGAGGGGCTTGCGGTGCGGCCAGACCATCGCATGGTCGCCCACACAGGTTTTCTCATCACCGCACGCAGGCTCGCCCCCGGTACCCAGCTGCCGGACCTGAAGCGACGCGCTTCGAAGACCGACTTTAGTGACGAGGATCTTGCCAACTGGCTGCCCGACATGGGCGCGCCAGGCGAGAGCGAGCGGGCAAACCCCTGGACCCCCGAGCGTGTCGGTCAACCAACAAAGAGCGACAAAGTGCTTCGCAAGAAGGTGCGCGCGGCGAAACAGTTCGCCGAGGATCGGGGCGCCGAGCCGGCGTGA
- a CDS encoding peptidylprolyl isomerase, which produces MLRRFVPATAVATLVIAGLTGCSAQANKAADCAEVMTSGSLSDSVSVIGSYGTPPEISVKGDFAIADSQRTIVSKAEDRSKLADEQSLVSVNMAFFDETTGAELYASPVFTGQGDSPEFLMVSEELSNPLSEAVRCSAAGDRVVLAMSPEDSAQIAAQLGGTVGASVIGVIDVVDTRGLTASGPVRGLPSGYPAVVTNDEGRPGVVLPPREAPKGTSSATRIVGDGAVVSADNNVIAQVLAVGWDGNKRMNTWDPEDFQNFGLKALQSEDLISQTGYTFRPELTGKTVGSQVVIVENVDGNAQVVVVDIIGVN; this is translated from the coding sequence ATGCTTCGTCGATTTGTTCCCGCAACCGCGGTTGCCACGCTTGTCATTGCTGGCCTCACCGGGTGCAGCGCGCAGGCGAACAAGGCCGCCGACTGCGCAGAGGTAATGACCTCTGGCTCTCTCAGTGACAGCGTTTCTGTGATCGGATCGTACGGCACGCCGCCCGAGATCTCGGTGAAGGGTGATTTTGCCATCGCAGACTCGCAGCGCACGATTGTGAGCAAGGCCGAGGATCGCAGCAAGCTCGCTGACGAGCAGTCGCTCGTGTCAGTGAACATGGCGTTCTTTGACGAGACAACGGGGGCTGAGCTGTACGCGAGTCCCGTGTTTACGGGGCAGGGAGACTCTCCAGAGTTTCTGATGGTCTCTGAGGAGCTGTCGAACCCGCTCAGCGAGGCTGTGCGGTGCTCGGCCGCCGGGGACCGTGTGGTGCTCGCGATGTCACCGGAAGACAGTGCGCAGATTGCTGCTCAGCTGGGCGGCACCGTTGGGGCTTCCGTGATCGGCGTCATCGACGTCGTTGATACCCGCGGGCTCACCGCGAGCGGTCCCGTGCGCGGTCTGCCCTCGGGTTACCCCGCGGTTGTGACGAACGATGAGGGCAGGCCCGGAGTCGTCCTTCCTCCGCGCGAGGCTCCCAAGGGTACGAGTTCCGCGACCCGCATCGTGGGCGACGGTGCAGTGGTCTCTGCGGACAACAACGTGATTGCTCAGGTTCTCGCGGTCGGCTGGGACGGTAATAAGCGCATGAACACCTGGGACCCTGAAGACTTCCAGAACTTCGGGCTCAAGGCGCTGCAGTCTGAAGATTTGATCTCGCAGACGGGCTACACCTTCCGCCCCGAGCTCACCGGCAAGACCGTGGGTTCGCAGGTCGTCATCGTAGAAAATGTCGACGGGAATGCCCAGGTTGTGGTTGTCGACATTATTGGGGTCAACTAG
- a CDS encoding PAC2 family protein, whose protein sequence is MTEAASRHPRVLIMAFEGWSDAGDATTEVLQHLGGLIDAEVLHVISAEGYVDFQVHRPKVVFGEAGNRVLDWPDTRLYGPVQRPGGSLTTEDADAASETVRRLDGTPVTDLFLLAGVEPARDWQNFADEIVELVDVWAIDEVIILGAMYSDAPHSRPIVMTISTESAKRRAETGAVRSSYEGPAGIATVIDLALAEAGIAPISLWAQVPHYVHSTPSPKATLALLDKLEELLDIVIPRGELLAQANEWESNINRIAAADDEMSRYIRRLEESRDEQLAAGATGDAIALEFEKFLEDDRESRPKDEPEDDSAPDTDSDPHPKV, encoded by the coding sequence GTGACCGAAGCCGCAAGCCGCCACCCCAGGGTGCTCATCATGGCGTTTGAAGGCTGGAGTGACGCGGGCGATGCCACCACCGAAGTGCTGCAGCACTTGGGCGGGCTTATCGACGCTGAGGTTCTGCACGTCATCAGCGCGGAGGGGTATGTCGACTTCCAGGTACACCGCCCAAAGGTCGTGTTCGGTGAAGCCGGCAACCGGGTACTCGACTGGCCCGATACCAGGCTTTACGGTCCGGTGCAGCGGCCCGGTGGAAGCCTTACCACCGAGGACGCGGATGCAGCTTCCGAGACGGTGCGCCGCCTCGATGGCACCCCGGTCACCGACCTCTTCTTGCTCGCGGGCGTCGAACCCGCTCGCGACTGGCAAAACTTCGCCGACGAGATCGTTGAACTCGTCGACGTGTGGGCGATTGACGAGGTCATTATTTTGGGCGCGATGTACTCCGACGCGCCCCATTCCCGTCCGATCGTGATGACGATCTCGACTGAGAGCGCAAAGCGTCGAGCGGAGACCGGGGCCGTGCGCAGCAGTTACGAGGGGCCGGCAGGGATCGCGACCGTCATCGACCTGGCGCTCGCGGAAGCCGGGATCGCGCCCATCTCGCTGTGGGCGCAGGTGCCGCACTATGTGCACAGCACCCCCTCACCCAAGGCGACCTTGGCGCTGCTCGACAAGCTTGAAGAGCTGCTCGACATCGTGATTCCTCGCGGTGAGCTACTCGCGCAGGCGAACGAGTGGGAGTCGAACATTAACCGGATCGCGGCGGCCGACGATGAGATGTCGCGCTATATCCGGCGGCTTGAAGAGTCCCGTGACGAGCAGCTTGCGGCGGGGGCGACCGGCGACGCGATCGCGCTCGAGTTCGAGAAGTTCTTGGAGGACGATCGCGAGTCCCGCCCGAAGGACGAGCCGGAGGACGACTCTGCCCCCGACACTGATTCTGATCCTCACCCCAAGGTGTAG